From a region of the Hymenobacter jejuensis genome:
- a CDS encoding RNA polymerase sigma factor yields MGKGQPSYTDEEFVAAIRRGDDRALAQLYRLHLPMISHFVLQNSGSEDEAKDVYQEGVMVFYEKIREGTLELSCQIKTYLYAVCRRLWLKRLAEKTRFGGSLDDHEPYLETGAEADLLEAEERDRRFATMSEALNRVGEPCRSLLEGYYLQDKSMQQLTAEFGYTNADNAKNQKYKCLVRLKKLFFTHFKEEESF; encoded by the coding sequence ATGGGCAAGGGTCAACCTTCCTACACCGATGAAGAGTTCGTGGCGGCTATCCGTCGCGGCGACGACCGGGCGCTGGCGCAACTCTACCGCCTGCACCTTCCGATGATCTCGCACTTTGTGCTGCAAAACAGCGGCTCGGAGGACGAGGCCAAGGATGTGTACCAGGAGGGCGTGATGGTGTTTTATGAGAAGATACGCGAAGGCACTTTGGAGCTCAGCTGTCAGATCAAAACGTACCTCTACGCTGTGTGCCGACGCTTGTGGTTGAAGCGGCTCGCCGAGAAAACCCGCTTCGGCGGCTCCCTCGACGACCACGAGCCCTACCTCGAAACCGGGGCCGAAGCCGACCTGTTGGAGGCCGAGGAACGCGACCGGCGCTTCGCTACTATGAGCGAAGCGTTGAACCGCGTAGGGGAGCCTTGTCGTTCACTCTTAGAAGGCTATTACCTGCAGGACAAATCCATGCAGCAACTCACGGCGGAGTTTGGCTATACCAATGCCGACAACGCTAAAAATCAGAAATACAAGTGTTTAGTCCGCTTGAAAAAATTATTCTTCACCCACTTCAAGGAAGAAGAATCGTTTTGA
- a CDS encoding DUF4175 domain-containing protein, whose amino-acid sequence MSLVTQTSSHPAVAALRTVWHAYAGRRTVAVLLPAAAVGVLLAVVGWVWPAGRWAVGLLGAAGAVWLVSYLVRLWRPNFAALSSQLDQRYPVLENSTGLLLRDSGELNLLGHLQQQRVADRLQELATTESHLLPVSFRASGLVAGLVLLAAALLWLLQAHGTQRTTATVQAPVVKLHFTEDQPSNQPQVLAQITETRIIVTPPAYTRRAGFAASQPSFRCPEGSHVRWTVHVNSPATQPPQLEIGRQRLAFRAVTGQPTVFVAEQVVKASVLYRLRFAGRTSDDYAIDVQPDQAPVVQIQTPKPYTLVEFGQKPQVGIRVALRDDYGLTRARLVATVAQGQGEAVKFREVVTDLSAGLGKQPTQSIANQTLNLPKLGLTYGDEVYFYVQTWDNNSHTARSDTYLVQWEDTTVNEAATDISLGVNVVPAYFRSQRQIIIDTEKLLAERRSVEATAFSERSNNLGFDQKVLRLRYGKFLGEEFEQGLAETAPKPPVADADSSHNEHPGTEEEHEHGPPTADAANASPTAETDALSRPYMHLHDDEETADFLEPAVKAKLRGVLDQMWQAELRLRTVRPVEALPFEYRALRLLKQVQQQTRAYVKKSGYEPPVLPESTIRLTGELIGAAAPRLQQDVRTTAPDQSIVREALGTLQALRRGETASSTDAARLDRAGPAIAQAAVRRPGAYLRALRELRQLTTDIRSHRALCATCLVSVEQALHELLPPPPPTPTRTAGPDRLARRYFQELSR is encoded by the coding sequence ATGAGCCTCGTAACCCAAACCTCCTCCCATCCCGCAGTGGCGGCGCTCCGAACGGTATGGCACGCCTACGCCGGCCGGCGGACGGTGGCTGTGCTGCTGCCTGCGGCGGCCGTGGGCGTGCTGCTGGCCGTAGTTGGTTGGGTGTGGCCCGCAGGTCGTTGGGCGGTAGGCTTGCTAGGCGCGGCCGGGGCCGTTTGGCTGGTGAGCTACTTGGTACGCCTGTGGCGACCGAATTTTGCTGCCCTCAGCAGCCAGCTCGATCAGCGCTATCCGGTGCTCGAAAACAGTACTGGGCTATTGTTGCGCGACTCGGGCGAGCTGAATCTGTTGGGACACCTGCAACAGCAACGCGTGGCAGACAGGTTGCAAGAACTGGCAACCACCGAAAGCCACCTGCTGCCGGTTTCGTTTCGCGCGTCCGGGCTGGTTGCGGGGCTGGTACTATTGGCGGCGGCGCTGCTGTGGCTGCTTCAGGCACACGGAACTCAGCGGACAACAGCGACCGTCCAAGCCCCGGTAGTTAAGCTGCATTTCACTGAAGATCAGCCCAGTAACCAACCACAAGTCCTTGCTCAAATTACGGAAACGCGCATTATCGTCACGCCGCCTGCCTACACCCGGCGGGCAGGCTTTGCGGCGTCGCAGCCTTCTTTTCGCTGTCCCGAAGGCTCACACGTTCGCTGGACGGTGCACGTAAACAGCCCTGCTACCCAGCCGCCGCAACTCGAAATCGGGCGGCAACGGCTGGCTTTTCGTGCAGTAACGGGGCAACCCACGGTATTTGTGGCGGAGCAGGTAGTTAAGGCGTCGGTGCTGTACAGGCTGCGGTTTGCGGGCCGCACTTCCGATGATTACGCCATCGATGTGCAGCCCGATCAGGCGCCCGTTGTCCAGATCCAGACGCCCAAACCCTACACACTCGTCGAGTTTGGGCAGAAGCCGCAGGTGGGCATCCGGGTAGCTCTGCGCGACGATTACGGCCTGACGCGGGCCCGTTTGGTAGCTACGGTAGCACAGGGCCAGGGCGAAGCCGTGAAGTTTCGGGAGGTCGTAACTGACCTCAGTGCTGGACTAGGCAAGCAGCCCACACAAAGCATTGCAAATCAAACACTTAACCTACCTAAACTAGGATTAACTTACGGCGACGAAGTATATTTTTACGTTCAGACCTGGGACAACAATAGCCACACGGCGCGCTCCGATACTTACCTCGTGCAGTGGGAAGACACCACGGTAAACGAGGCGGCTACCGACATTTCGCTGGGGGTAAACGTAGTGCCAGCCTATTTCCGCAGCCAGCGCCAAATCATCATCGACACCGAAAAGCTATTAGCCGAGCGCCGGAGCGTGGAGGCGACTGCCTTTTCGGAACGCTCTAATAATCTGGGGTTTGACCAAAAAGTGCTTCGGCTGCGCTACGGCAAGTTTCTGGGGGAAGAGTTCGAGCAAGGACTGGCCGAAACCGCTCCCAAACCGCCCGTGGCCGACGCCGACAGCAGCCACAATGAACACCCCGGCACAGAGGAAGAGCACGAGCATGGTCCGCCCACTGCCGATGCGGCCAACGCGTCGCCCACGGCCGAAACTGACGCCCTCAGCCGACCTTACATGCACCTGCATGACGACGAAGAAACCGCGGATTTCCTGGAGCCCGCCGTGAAAGCCAAGTTGCGCGGTGTGCTCGACCAGATGTGGCAGGCAGAGCTGCGGCTGCGTACCGTACGCCCCGTCGAGGCCTTGCCCTTTGAGTACCGCGCCTTGCGCCTGCTGAAGCAAGTGCAGCAGCAGACCCGGGCCTACGTAAAAAAATCCGGCTACGAGCCTCCCGTCTTGCCCGAATCGACTATTCGCCTGACGGGCGAACTAATCGGCGCAGCCGCACCCCGCCTACAACAAGACGTGCGCACCACTGCCCCCGATCAGTCAATAGTACGGGAGGCGTTGGGGACACTGCAAGCCTTGCGGCGCGGCGAAACAGCCAGCAGCACCGATGCCGCGCGGCTGGATCGGGCCGGGCCAGCTATTGCGCAAGCCGCCGTGCGTCGTCCGGGAGCTTACCTACGCGCCTTGCGCGAGCTGCGTCAGCTCACGACAGACATACGCTCCCACCGCGCCTTGTGCGCTACTTGCCTGGTTTCCGTTGAGCAGGCCCTCCACGAATTGTTGCCGCCCCCGCCGCCGACTCCTACCCGCACCGCCGGCCCCGACCGCCTAGCGCGGCGTTATTTCCAGGAATTAAGCCGGTAA
- a CDS encoding BatA domain-containing protein, which produces MLTFLAPSGLLALLGIAVPVAIHLWNRRPGRTVSVGSLRWLEATANRRLRSLKLEQLALLLVRIAVVALLAVALASPAWQRPPAPTRGQVFISPDLLPTGSLAAFRPGIDSLRRRGYEVRRLAPGFRLISAAAWRNLDSVAAAGATDSLPADQLWARVRQAADSFPNRPIRVFTSARLGHFQTTRPALPAQLTWQVVPTADSGAWLQSAYQSGPDSLRLLVGRSTEAAATFRVVRVRTPNAGEAVRVAGLSPLHYATTATGATLQPRDSSSAAVAASTAPLRIWVRYDAAHSEDARYLRAALQAAAAGLAAPLALTVSAAPPAAAASLDWLFWLSDAPVPAGWQQRVRRGLRLWQDAKAPGQSSEGFLANAGTVAPVRILRRSKEAVPATGQSLWSDGQGRAVLSYQSILQGSIYQLHTRLHPGWSELADSPNLPALLLDILQPEQKSTNWAADKRALDAAQIHPANHMVSVATSNRPAPDSYLDLRPWAVLATGLLFALERLLAQRRLSFSSTPAA; this is translated from the coding sequence TTGCTCACCTTCCTTGCTCCTTCTGGTTTGTTGGCGTTGCTGGGCATTGCTGTGCCGGTGGCCATTCACCTATGGAACCGCCGGCCGGGCCGCACCGTATCGGTGGGTAGCCTGCGGTGGTTGGAAGCAACGGCCAACCGGCGCTTGCGCAGCCTGAAGCTAGAACAGCTGGCGCTGCTGCTGGTGCGCATTGCCGTGGTAGCGCTGCTGGCTGTGGCGCTGGCAAGCCCAGCCTGGCAACGACCACCGGCTCCAACGCGCGGGCAGGTTTTTATCAGTCCCGATCTACTGCCAACGGGCTCGCTGGCAGCATTCCGCCCCGGCATTGATTCGCTGCGCCGCCGGGGCTACGAAGTGCGCCGCCTGGCACCGGGGTTCCGACTTATTTCGGCAGCAGCTTGGCGCAACCTCGATTCGGTAGCGGCCGCTGGCGCAACCGACTCATTACCAGCCGATCAGTTGTGGGCACGCGTGCGGCAGGCGGCAGATTCCTTTCCCAACCGCCCGATTCGAGTGTTTACTTCGGCTAGGTTAGGTCATTTCCAAACCACCCGTCCGGCCTTGCCTGCCCAACTGACGTGGCAAGTCGTGCCCACTGCCGATTCCGGGGCTTGGCTGCAAAGTGCTTACCAGTCCGGCCCCGATAGCCTGCGCCTGCTGGTGGGCCGTAGCACCGAAGCCGCCGCCACGTTTCGGGTGGTGCGCGTGCGAACGCCGAACGCCGGCGAGGCGGTGCGCGTAGCCGGTTTGTCGCCGCTGCACTACGCAACTACGGCCACTGGTGCTACCCTACAACCCCGCGACAGTAGCTCTGCTGCCGTAGCAGCCAGTACCGCGCCGCTTCGCATCTGGGTTCGGTATGATGCTGCGCACAGCGAAGACGCCCGGTACTTGCGGGCGGCGTTGCAGGCAGCCGCGGCGGGTTTGGCGGCGCCGCTTGCACTCACTGTGTCGGCCGCGCCGCCGGCCGCAGCGGCATCCCTCGACTGGCTGTTTTGGCTTAGCGATGCGCCGGTGCCCGCCGGCTGGCAACAACGCGTGCGGCGGGGCTTGCGGCTGTGGCAGGACGCTAAGGCGCCGGGCCAGTCTTCCGAGGGTTTCTTGGCAAACGCCGGAACTGTAGCGCCCGTGCGTATTCTGCGCCGCAGCAAAGAGGCAGTGCCTGCCACGGGTCAGAGCTTATGGTCTGACGGCCAGGGCCGAGCCGTACTCAGCTACCAAAGCATTTTACAAGGCTCAATATATCAGCTACATACGCGCCTACACCCTGGCTGGAGCGAATTGGCGGATAGTCCGAATCTACCGGCGCTTTTGCTAGATATTCTGCAACCAGAGCAGAAGTCAACCAACTGGGCAGCAGACAAACGTGCGCTCGATGCTGCCCAAATTCATCCGGCAAACCACATGGTTTCAGTAGCCACCAGCAACCGTCCCGCACCCGATTCTTACCTCGATTTGCGGCCGTGGGCAGTGCTGGCTACAGGCTTGTTGTTTGCCTTGGAACGTCTGCTGGCACAACGGCGCCTGTCCTTTTCTTCTACTCCTGCCGCATGA
- a CDS encoding TldD/PmbA family protein, which translates to MAILSKDEAQTILKKVLSFSTADECTVYLNGRTNGNVRYARNNVSTSGTTDNVSLAVESRFGKRSGTATCNQFDDATLRRCVQRAEEIAKLAPEDPEYMPLLGPQQYLTPVSAVASTASISPDFRAQAAADSIALCQARKLTAAGYLEDGSNFQAMRNSKGLEAYQQSTRLDFSVTVRTVDGTGSGYAVADFTDSSKFNAKALTQIAADKAAGSVNAKAMEPGKYTVILEPAALVSDEGLLNRLMYALDAREADEGRSFLSKKGGGNKLGQKLFDERVTIYSDPLNPEAPGNIFDGDGLPVKRMNWIEKGVMKNLYYSRFWAQKSNAQATAFPSNFIMTGGTQSTQDLIKSTAKGILVTRLWYIRDVDPQTLLVTGLTRDGTFYIENGKIKHPVKNFRFNESPVIMLNNIEAIGKPVRLGGNLVPPLKIRDFTFTSLSDAV; encoded by the coding sequence GTGGCCATTCTCTCCAAAGACGAAGCTCAGACCATCCTTAAGAAAGTCTTGAGCTTTAGCACCGCCGACGAATGTACGGTCTACCTGAATGGACGCACCAACGGCAATGTGCGCTACGCTCGCAACAATGTGAGCACTTCTGGCACGACTGATAACGTGTCGCTGGCCGTGGAATCTCGATTTGGAAAGCGTTCAGGAACAGCCACTTGCAATCAGTTCGACGACGCTACCTTACGTCGCTGCGTGCAACGCGCCGAAGAGATCGCCAAGCTCGCGCCCGAAGATCCCGAATACATGCCTTTGCTGGGGCCGCAGCAATACCTCACGCCGGTCAGTGCGGTAGCCAGCACGGCCAGTATTTCACCCGATTTTCGCGCCCAAGCGGCAGCCGACAGCATTGCGCTGTGCCAGGCCCGCAAGCTGACGGCGGCAGGCTACCTCGAAGACGGCTCCAACTTCCAAGCCATGCGCAATAGCAAAGGGCTTGAGGCGTACCAGCAGTCCACGCGGCTCGATTTTTCGGTGACGGTGCGCACGGTCGACGGCACGGGTTCGGGCTATGCCGTGGCCGATTTTACAGATTCCAGCAAGTTTAACGCCAAGGCTTTAACGCAGATCGCGGCCGATAAGGCGGCGGGTTCGGTGAATGCGAAGGCCATGGAACCGGGCAAGTACACCGTAATCTTGGAGCCGGCCGCGCTGGTCTCCGACGAAGGGCTGCTCAACCGCCTGATGTACGCTCTTGATGCCCGCGAAGCCGACGAAGGCCGCTCGTTTTTGAGCAAGAAAGGCGGTGGCAACAAGCTGGGTCAGAAGCTGTTCGATGAGCGCGTCACGATCTACTCCGACCCGCTGAACCCAGAAGCACCAGGCAACATCTTCGACGGCGACGGCCTGCCGGTGAAGCGCATGAACTGGATCGAGAAGGGCGTGATGAAGAACCTTTACTATTCGCGCTTTTGGGCCCAGAAAAGCAACGCCCAAGCCACAGCTTTCCCCAGCAACTTTATCATGACCGGCGGCACGCAAAGCACGCAGGACCTGATCAAGAGCACGGCCAAAGGCATTTTGGTCACGCGCCTATGGTACATCCGCGATGTAGACCCACAGACGCTATTGGTAACGGGCCTGACCCGCGACGGGACCTTCTATATTGAAAACGGCAAGATCAAGCACCCAGTCAAGAACTTCCGCTTCAACGAAAGCCCGGTCATTATGCTCAATAATATCGAAGCCATTGGCAAGCCCGTGCGCTTGGGCGGCAACCTGGTGCCCCCGCTCAAGATCCGCGACTTCACTTTCACCAGTCTTTCAGACGCTGTATAA
- a CDS encoding porin family protein, with product MKRSLSFLFALLLAGSVQAQFGIKAGLNMAVLDGSNINADTKYKTQYHAGAFYEYKIAGPLSLQPELLYSVQGTERKSDVEDYDTKLQYLNLPILVKLTAGPVFVEAGPQFGLLMTAKEAGTLLLTPPTPTSPAQYGKVSKQVDDQYKKGDFSLCAGLGVKVSSLLIGARFNAGLNDINDAKSVAGVNDPKLKNRVFQAYLGYQIGGHN from the coding sequence ATGAAACGCTCCCTTTCTTTTCTGTTTGCTTTGCTTCTGGCGGGCAGCGTCCAAGCCCAGTTCGGCATCAAAGCCGGCCTTAATATGGCCGTGCTCGACGGCAGTAACATCAATGCCGATACCAAATACAAAACGCAGTACCACGCCGGCGCCTTTTACGAATACAAAATAGCCGGACCGCTTTCTCTCCAACCCGAATTGCTGTACTCGGTGCAAGGCACAGAGCGCAAAAGCGACGTGGAAGATTACGACACCAAGCTCCAATACCTCAACCTGCCCATTTTGGTCAAGCTCACGGCCGGGCCCGTGTTCGTCGAGGCCGGACCGCAGTTTGGGTTGTTGATGACGGCCAAAGAGGCTGGTACGCTGCTCCTTACGCCGCCCACGCCTACTTCGCCGGCGCAATATGGCAAGGTAAGCAAGCAGGTAGACGACCAGTACAAGAAAGGTGATTTCAGCCTGTGCGCCGGGCTCGGCGTGAAGGTAAGCAGCCTGCTGATCGGGGCCCGCTTCAACGCCGGCCTCAACGACATCAACGATGCCAAGTCAGTAGCCGGGGTCAACGACCCGAAACTGAAAAACCGCGTGTTTCAGGCTTACCTCGGCTACCAGATTGGCGGGCACAATTAA
- a CDS encoding AAA family ATPase, with the protein MTELDVKNLLQKLPPLREEIGKVIVGQQQVLDEVLVALLAGGHALLEGVPGLAKTLLVRTLASATDLPFRRIQFTPDLMPTDILGTEVLEEDHGTGHRSFKFNEGPIFASLVLADEINRTPPKTQAALLEAMQEGHVTYAGQEHALPKPFFLLATQNPIEQSGTYPLPEAQLDRFLLYIRIGYPSEQEELAVLNDTTGSARAEVRPVLGGEDIRQLQQLVRQVSLSPDLLDFVNRLVRATRPATSTVKFIQEYGRWGAGPRAGQALILCAKARALLQGRFAATMDDIRTLAAPVLRHRVLLNFNAEAENLTPDHAVEELLKAVSMTAAKLP; encoded by the coding sequence ATGACCGAACTAGACGTCAAGAATCTGCTTCAAAAGCTTCCGCCGCTGCGCGAGGAAATCGGCAAAGTTATCGTCGGCCAACAGCAAGTGCTCGACGAGGTACTGGTAGCCTTGCTGGCAGGTGGCCATGCGCTGCTGGAAGGCGTGCCAGGGTTAGCCAAAACATTGCTAGTCAGAACCTTAGCCTCTGCAACTGATTTACCCTTTCGCCGCATCCAGTTCACTCCCGACCTCATGCCGACCGATATTCTGGGTACGGAAGTGTTGGAAGAAGACCATGGCACGGGGCACCGCTCGTTCAAATTCAACGAAGGACCGATTTTCGCCAGCTTGGTTTTGGCGGACGAAATCAACCGGACGCCGCCCAAAACGCAGGCTGCTTTGCTGGAAGCCATGCAGGAAGGTCACGTCACGTACGCGGGCCAGGAGCATGCGCTGCCCAAGCCGTTTTTCCTGCTGGCTACCCAGAACCCCATTGAGCAGTCGGGCACGTACCCGCTGCCCGAGGCCCAGCTCGACCGCTTTCTGCTGTACATTCGCATCGGCTATCCTTCTGAGCAAGAAGAACTTGCCGTACTGAATGACACCACGGGCTCGGCCCGGGCTGAAGTGCGGCCGGTGCTTGGGGGCGAAGACATTCGGCAGTTGCAGCAGCTGGTGCGCCAAGTGAGCCTGAGCCCCGACCTACTCGATTTTGTAAACCGACTCGTGCGCGCGACCCGCCCCGCGACCAGCACCGTGAAATTTATTCAGGAATACGGCCGCTGGGGCGCGGGTCCGCGCGCTGGGCAAGCCCTGATTTTGTGCGCCAAAGCGCGAGCCTTGTTGCAAGGCCGGTTTGCCGCCACCATGGATGACATTCGGACGCTGGCCGCGCCGGTGCTGCGCCACCGCGTGTTGCTGAATTTCAACGCCGAAGCCGAAAATCTCACGCCCGATCATGCCGTGGAAGAACTGTTGAAAGCGGTTTCGATGACGGCTGCTAAGCTGCCTTAA
- a CDS encoding DUF58 domain-containing protein: MLSPETLAALRNLPLAAKTAAEGFLAGQHLSRRRGAGMEFSQYRPYLPGDDLRRLDWRLAARSDRYYIRESEVDTSLVVHLLLDASASMNHRDDNGLTKLDYARLLLAALAYLAHNQGDAVALTVLHPAGIQHLSGQSDSRQLPRIFHALENVEAAGRFPGNDALAPFTARRQRALIICVSDLYEETSEIEQLLTRLRAVSGEVMVLHTLARNELDFTHRGSVMFQDLETGHTLQLDADQQRAAYQQQLQEWLRNTAQNARRHGFDYHEVNTSEPLDRALREFLRRRQSIS; this comes from the coding sequence TTGCTCTCTCCCGAAACCCTTGCTGCGTTGCGGAATCTGCCGTTGGCCGCCAAAACGGCGGCGGAAGGCTTTTTGGCGGGTCAGCACCTGAGCCGACGGCGCGGCGCGGGCATGGAGTTCAGCCAGTACCGCCCTTACTTGCCCGGCGACGATCTGCGCCGCCTCGACTGGCGACTCGCTGCTCGCTCGGATCGCTACTATATCCGTGAATCAGAGGTAGATACGAGCCTTGTGGTGCACTTGCTGTTGGATGCCAGCGCCTCCATGAACCACCGCGACGACAATGGATTAACCAAGCTCGACTATGCGCGGCTGTTGCTGGCGGCCTTGGCCTATTTGGCTCATAATCAAGGCGATGCCGTAGCACTCACCGTTTTGCATCCGGCGGGCATTCAGCATCTTAGCGGCCAAAGCGATTCGAGGCAGCTACCACGAATTTTTCATGCGCTCGAAAATGTAGAAGCGGCCGGTCGCTTTCCGGGCAACGACGCGCTGGCGCCATTCACTGCCCGCCGACAACGCGCCCTAATCATTTGTGTGAGTGACCTTTACGAAGAAACCTCAGAGATCGAGCAACTTCTGACGCGGCTGCGGGCGGTATCGGGCGAAGTGATGGTGCTGCATACGCTAGCCCGCAACGAGTTGGACTTCACGCACCGCGGCTCCGTGATGTTTCAAGATCTGGAAACCGGCCACACTTTGCAGCTTGACGCCGATCAGCAGCGCGCCGCCTACCAGCAGCAGTTGCAGGAATGGCTGCGCAACACGGCGCAAAATGCCCGCCGCCACGGCTTCGACTACCACGAAGTCAATACCTCCGAGCCTTTGGATCGGGCGCTGCGGGAGTTTCTCAGACGAAGACAGAGTATAAGTTAA
- a CDS encoding DUF4159 domain-containing protein: MPSPFTFVRLQYRSGDWDGVDERMPTNLLHSLIQYTTVPVNQKEKVVALDSAELFNYPFCYLSGHRLVQFSSQEKTNFTQYVRNGGFVFVDDCNHDIDGLFARSFEEQMRQCFGAGALKKIPKTHPIYRSFFTFKDGPPPTSFELNGWGDDLVHDYLKGVEINGRLGVLYSNKDYGCEWDYDFRNKRFLAEDNTKFGVNILMYALTA; this comes from the coding sequence ATGCCCTCACCGTTTACCTTCGTTCGCCTTCAATACCGCTCCGGCGACTGGGATGGCGTGGACGAGCGAATGCCCACCAACTTGCTGCATTCGCTGATTCAGTACACCACTGTACCCGTCAATCAGAAGGAAAAAGTAGTAGCCCTCGACAGCGCCGAGCTGTTCAACTACCCGTTCTGTTACCTCTCGGGGCACCGGTTGGTGCAGTTCAGCAGCCAGGAAAAAACCAACTTCACGCAATACGTCCGCAACGGCGGCTTCGTGTTCGTCGACGATTGCAACCACGACATCGACGGTCTGTTTGCGCGCTCCTTCGAGGAGCAGATGCGGCAATGCTTCGGGGCAGGTGCCCTGAAGAAAATTCCGAAGACCCACCCGATTTACCGCTCCTTTTTCACCTTCAAAGACGGCCCGCCGCCCACCAGCTTCGAGCTCAACGGCTGGGGCGATGACCTGGTGCACGACTACCTGAAAGGCGTGGAGATCAACGGTCGCCTCGGCGTGCTGTACTCCAACAAAGATTACGGCTGCGAATGGGACTATGACTTCCGCAACAAGCGCTTTCTGGCCGAAGACAATACCAAATTCGGCGTCAATATTCTGATGTATGCCCTGACAGCCTGA
- a CDS encoding trypsin-like peptidase domain-containing protein: MKTEADYYALFEAYRDGELGVPARADLERRLSADPNLAQRFAEFEELTGTLHQYSSRLATRRKLHAIQAEIDAEQAMQEAPLETGNPNMPLLHISPVERKLRDFWHAHRATMMVAASVAVMAVFATLLGIEFWRANQKPGSLYGYQVLRREVERIKRNQQAMNRAINHIDGPKSPEELNPGKFSGTGFALTSDGYLVTSYHVIQGADSVLIESRDRQHYHAEPVFSDVAHDLAILRIKDKDFNGFGRLPYTFKRGLSDLGEKVYTLGYPREDLVYNDGSLSARSGFEGDTAFYQISIPVNPGNSGGPLLDDRGNLIGIISGKQMDAQSAAFATKSSYLMRLVDSLSAAGTSAPYRLSRGNQLTGTPRPQQIRKLQDYVFVVKVYE; the protein is encoded by the coding sequence ATGAAAACCGAAGCTGATTACTACGCTTTATTTGAGGCTTACCGCGACGGCGAGCTCGGCGTACCGGCGCGGGCTGATCTGGAGCGGCGCCTGTCGGCCGACCCAAACCTGGCCCAGCGTTTTGCCGAGTTTGAGGAACTGACCGGCACGTTGCACCAATACAGCTCTCGCTTGGCTACCCGCCGCAAGCTCCACGCCATTCAGGCCGAGATTGACGCGGAACAGGCCATGCAGGAAGCGCCCCTTGAAACCGGCAACCCCAACATGCCGCTGCTGCACATTTCGCCGGTCGAGCGCAAGCTGCGCGATTTCTGGCATGCGCACCGGGCTACCATGATGGTAGCTGCCTCGGTAGCGGTGATGGCCGTGTTTGCGACGCTGCTGGGCATCGAATTTTGGCGCGCCAACCAAAAGCCAGGCTCTCTGTACGGCTACCAAGTGCTGCGCCGTGAAGTAGAGCGCATCAAGCGCAACCAGCAGGCAATGAACCGCGCCATTAATCACATCGACGGACCGAAGTCGCCGGAAGAGCTCAACCCGGGCAAGTTTAGCGGTACGGGCTTCGCGCTTACTTCGGATGGCTATCTGGTTACGAGCTACCACGTTATCCAAGGTGCTGATTCTGTGTTGATTGAAAGCCGTGACCGCCAGCATTACCACGCCGAGCCGGTATTTTCGGATGTGGCCCACGACCTGGCTATCCTGCGCATCAAGGACAAAGATTTCAACGGTTTCGGCCGTCTGCCTTACACCTTCAAGCGTGGCCTTTCCGATCTGGGGGAGAAGGTTTATACGCTGGGCTACCCACGCGAAGACCTCGTGTACAACGACGGTTCGCTGAGCGCCCGCTCGGGCTTCGAAGGCGACACTGCGTTCTACCAGATCTCAATCCCGGTGAACCCTGGCAACAGCGGCGGTCCGCTACTCGACGACCGGGGCAACCTCATCGGGATCATCAGCGGCAAACAAATGGACGCTCAAAGTGCGGCGTTTGCTACCAAGTCGTCGTACCTGATGCGCCTTGTGGATTCGTTGTCGGCCGCTGGCACGTCGGCGCCTTACCGCTTGTCGCGGGGCAACCAACTAACTGGCACGCCCCGGCCCCAGCAGATCCGCAAGCTGCAAGACTATGTGTTTGTAGTGAAGGTCTACGAATAG
- a CDS encoding porin family protein, with the protein MKRILLLLLSLVLVSSAHAQFGIKGGLNMAVLDGSNVNASTHYMTSYHAGLLYEFKVVGPVSIQPELLYSSQGTSFKSEFENFDAKLHYFSVPVLAKVYIGPVFVEAGPQVGFLLDADKNGTQQTGEGTFENIKRRATNDFKRGDFGVAAGAGLRLSLFTVGARFNAGLNDINDLRNLSGLNDPQLKNRVFQLYGSIQLGGRD; encoded by the coding sequence ATGAAACGCATCCTGTTGCTGTTGCTGTCCTTGGTATTGGTAAGCAGCGCGCATGCCCAGTTCGGCATCAAAGGCGGCCTTAATATGGCCGTGCTCGACGGCTCTAATGTGAATGCCTCCACTCACTACATGACCTCTTACCACGCCGGCCTGCTCTACGAGTTTAAGGTGGTGGGGCCGGTTTCCATCCAGCCAGAACTGCTGTACTCGTCTCAGGGCACCAGCTTTAAGTCGGAGTTCGAAAATTTCGATGCCAAGCTGCACTACTTCTCCGTGCCTGTGCTGGCGAAAGTGTACATCGGGCCGGTGTTTGTAGAAGCCGGTCCGCAAGTCGGATTTCTGCTGGATGCCGACAAAAACGGAACCCAGCAAACCGGCGAAGGGACGTTTGAAAACATCAAGCGCCGCGCCACCAACGACTTCAAGCGCGGCGACTTCGGCGTGGCGGCTGGCGCCGGTTTGCGGCTCTCGTTGTTTACCGTGGGCGCTCGCTTCAACGCGGGCCTCAACGACATCAACGACCTGCGCAACCTCAGCGGCCTCAACGACCCGCAGCTCAAAAACCGGGTGTTCCAGCTGTACGGCTCCATCCAGCTCGGAGGCCGCGATTGA